The stretch of DNA TCTTGGCCCACTTGGGGGGCGGCATTTGAAGTTGCTGGCGCAGCTGCTCGACGGTGCGCGCCACGGAACCACGTTTCTGATAGGCCCCCGGCATGTCGAGGTACTTCTCGAACAGCGTCACGGCCTCGGCAAACTGCTGCATTTTCAATGCCATCAAGGCGCGATTGTAAACGATCCGGGAGTCACCGGGAAAACGCTCGCCCAGCTGCGTGTACAAGGTCTTGGCCTCTTCGAAGC from Candidatus Sericytochromatia bacterium encodes:
- a CDS encoding tetratricopeptide repeat protein produces the protein GRMPDAEAYLKKGLEAAPGDQEISLSLAALYQTSGRFEEAKTLYTQLGERFPGDSRIVYNRALMALKMQQFAEAVTLFEKYLDMPGAYQKRGSVARTVEQLRQQLQMPPPKWAKK